Within Triticum dicoccoides isolate Atlit2015 ecotype Zavitan chromosome 1B, WEW_v2.0, whole genome shotgun sequence, the genomic segment CTGACAGGAGGCTTCTAGAGGCTATCACCGCCCGGTACGAGCGCCGCGCCATGCGATCCATGGTCTGCTCCCTCAAGAGCCTCCTGGCCAGCCAAGCTCGCCGGCGCGTGGAGAGGCTGTCGCTCGAGGTCTTCGCCTACAGCACCTCGGCCTGCATCAACCGCCTGGTCGTGGACGCCGTCGATTCCTGGGGCGTCCGGGATCTGGAGGTTGTTGCCACCCCGACAGGGCCGCTCACGCGTCTGGAGCCGTCGGCCTACAGCTTCCCTCTTGGCCTCATCAGCAGGAAGCCCGGCGAGTCCCGACTGCGAAGCCTCAAGCTTGCCAACTGCTTGCCCCCGCCGCTCCGGGGATTCAACGCGCTCACCACGCTCGTCTTGCGAGACTTGCCGGTTCCCACGCCGGCGGCCGCCTACGAGGAAGCGGTCGCCGCGTGCCCGCAGTTGCAAGTGCTACACATCCTTTCATGCGAGATCAAGATAACTGCCCGCAGGGTGGTTCTTGACGCGCCCAAATCGGAAATCAGGGAGCTTGTACTCGGCGGCGAGCTCGTGTCGGTCGAGATCCGGTCTCTCCCGAAGCTCGAGAGTCTCGCCAGCCAGGAAGCTACCGTGCTGctttgctccgccgccgccgccccgtgcctTGCGCACGTGAGCCTCGCCTTCTcggttggccgactggaagggggcGGTTTAGCTGGTCTAAACCGCTCCTACCGCGACTTCTTGATTCAGCGGCTCGTGCAGTTCTTCCAGGGCGCCATCACCGTGAAGGATCTGGTCTTGCGGTTTACTGGGCCAGAGATGTGGATCATGCCGGAGAATCCCTTCTCTGCAATGGCGAACCTGAGAAGGCTGCTCGTCGCCGATGTGCCTTCCTCATGGGACGCCTCATGGCCGCGCCTGCTCATCGAGACGGCACCGTTACTTGAGAGCCTTTATGTGCATGTCTCCCACAGCGAAGGCGAGCCGAGACAGGAGGTGCCGGGGGAGACATCGGCTTCGCGCCATTACCATTTGAAGGAGCTTGTTGTCATTGGATTCCAGAGGACGGAGAGGCAGATGCGCCTTGTGAGGTTCACCGTGGAGGTATCCACGGCGCTGCGGCGTGTCGCACTGCTCAAGCAGGGACGCGTCGAGGACAAAGGGTCCTGCTGCGACTGGGAGGTGGTGAGCCAGCAGAGCGCGTGGTGCGACGAGGAGAGGCTCGCCGTTCTGGATGGTATCGGCTGTTCGACGGGACAGATCGAAGTGGTGCTCAGTTGAATTGAGCTTATGATGTTGGAGAATTGAAGGTGGATTCCTGTAGTTCCAGTCTGGCTCCCCAATTCGAATAAATGGAACCTGGCTGGTGGGGGGATTTCCTGCTGCTCCAACAATTTATTTGTGTGACATGTGTGTGAACTGAAATGTTACATTCAGTTATTTTGGTGCTGCTTCTTTGTATCTGAACTTGCCGAACAATTCAGCCTGGAcacggtccggtccggtccggtcccggtccgagccggcgtttggaccggccgccggcggtccggaccggaccggaccgagcttGCCAGCGGTCTGTATTTTCAGGACCGGACCGAAGTGATGCCAGCTCGGTCAAGCTTTTCCGGCTCGTTGGGACCGAGCCAACTTGTCCTTCCAGCTTCTGTTTAGTGCCTATTTAGCTGCAGGTCTGGTCTTAGTTACACATAAAGAGCGCCATGTTCACCACGGAGAGTAGCAGCAGCAACACGTAGTAGTAGTCGAGGTGCGAGTCGTTCAGGTTGTCACCGATCCAGCTCTTGCCGGCGCTCGCCCTGGTAGCCCGGTCGACAAACGTCACAAGCAGGCTGTTGAGGAAGTTTCCGACGCCGAGCCCGCTCGTGTAGAAGGTGGTTCCCATGCTCTGCATCCCCTCCGGCGACTGCCCGAGCTGCCCGCGAGGCGGCGCAGCACGTCGGGGTCGCCGAGCTGCATGAGGCTGCTGGCGATATCGGCGCAAAAATGGAATCGCGAGTGGACGGTGATCGCTGGAGACACGACCGGAGGGGAGGGAGACAAACACAGAAGTTGTTCCGGCGCTCGAACACCATGGACGGTGAACTGGCATGGTCGAGAACTCGCGAACGGCTTCAGTGCACGCACGGCAGCGACGGCAAGCGGAAAAAAGAGGCTATAGGGCACagggaggagaggaaggaaggtgAGGGGAAGCTCCTGGACATGATGGTTCATTCAGGGGACGCCGGTGGCGACGACGACGAagcacggcggcggcggtgaatgCGCTTTCTCGGTCCGCCGAGCGGTCCCGGTcaaagaccggaccggaccgagtgCTGAGCGGGCCTAATTTCCTGGACCGGACCGGCCAATTTTGCTAGCGGGCTGGGACCGAGCGGTCCGGTCCTCCTCGGGCCACGAGCGGGCCAAAAAGCCCGCTCGCTGCGTCCACCCTGACGAACAATGATGGCATGCAATATGATTGGAATATCATGTTTGTTATTTTATTCTCCTCTTACTAGTTGTTGTCTTATGGACGGGCGCAAAAATGAGATGACAATGCTGTACCGTTTAAATGCAAATGTGCATATACGCGTGATTAGACTGTCAAAATGTGTGAACTGGTCTTGTAAACTGAGAAGAGCAGTCATTCATGATCTGGAGACTGGAAATGCCCTGCGAAAAATGTCGACAGAGAATCTGAAGTAGTCAAGTGGAATCACTTGAACCAGGCTCAGCTTGTTGTTAACTGCAAGGAAAAGTTAGTATATATTACCTTCGTATCAAAATGTAGTAGTGTTTAGGTGAATCTACACTGTCTATATATGTACACAATACACaattttttgaaaaagaaaacacaatttcacatgtattttcattttttgaaaaagaaaacagaGGTCATGCAAGGTTGAGGTCATGTAGTAGTGAGGGGAGTCCGCTGGTTAAGCAGATCTCTATTATTAAAGGGGGAttgaacgtcgtgatggttcgacctcgtTCGATCCCCCCGATCGCACGTGGTCCTTCCCCGCCTTGATGCCCTGTAAAAAAAACAGCCGCTACCCACGAGGTTCACGACCACACGTCGCACGTCTCCATCCTCCCAAGCCCCTCGCCCCAATCCAGTATTCCCCGTCTCCCTCCGGGTCTCCCGAGAAAAATCGTCGCCGCCCATCTGCCCCATGGCCACGGACAAAGCACTCTGCCAACGCCATCGGCGCTGCTTCAATGGGCTTGTACTCTGACTCAGATCACGAGTTTGATGAGGGCCTCAACCTGGTCCGCCATTCCTGTATCATCACGGGTGACGCTGTTGTGCACAGCTCTCCTCCTACCTTGATGCCGCTGGGATCCACAACCCACCGGAAAGGAGTAGCGGCGCCCTCACAGGTTGGACCACTCCCGGATCCGTCGCCGCCTGCACAGCCAGGACGGGCCGACCACCGAGGGCATCTTCCTCCACCACTTGTGATGAGTGGCCAAGCCATGGAGCGGAGGCGGCGGGGAGTATTGATTATATTGGAAGGCCAAGGTGCGCATCGTGCCTTGGGCTCTCTGCATCTCCACGGTCTCCCTTCCCCATTAGTTTGCTACCCTTGATTATATTGCTTTGGTTGGAATTGGATCCTCATGTAGTTTCATGCTGATTTGAGCTACGCACTAGGGATTATTTCTGCACGAGGATGTATTTGGGAGAGATTTTGAGTGGCTGCTACTACTGGATGCAATTGTTGGAATTGTCAGGTAATTCAGTGGATAATGCGCCAGAAActcagacaattttgctctagatgTTTGGAAATATTTCACAACTTACTTTGGGTTTTCGATGGTCTGGAGATGAATTACCAATGCCTTGCACTTCTAAAAGTTGTGGTTTATCTATGCCAAGATGAACCTTATGTAGTTCTTCTGTATTTCGGTTTGGATTGAATTTAGTTTCACACAGTTGGAATGCTTAGTACCCCACACTTCAAATTAGTCACTTAGGGATTTAGATTGAAGCCTCTGCCTTATCATGTTTTCTGGGAGAACCTGAAATATGAAACTGAACTCTGTAACTGAATTTTGATGATGATGCATGTTTCAGTTTCTGAAGATTGGGAAAGCAATCCTCATGACATTTCCATTCAAATGTTTCAAAATCCACTTTTAGGTCACTCAATTTTTATTACATTGAATTTAATTTTATATTTCAATTACTTATGAGCTGAGATGGTGCAGATATTGAAGGAGTCTCAACATTGATGGTTACTTCCTGCCGAGATTTGTGAAATACTTAAGAACTACAAGAATTTTCATACAGCTCCGGTTTAGGCAAACGGATGGAGTACTTTGCTTTTGCATCATATGTTTTTAATGGCTTGGAGTTCATCCTCCGCCACACTAACGACGACCCAATGCCATGGTGGTGGAGACCACAACAGATGTCAAGGCAGAGGAGAGGTGTTTACATTTTTTTCCTGGCAGTGAGTGTTTACACAATCTAGACATGTCTATGATGCTGGCTCCAGCCAGATTTGGGGACTATTAACCAAAATATTGATCGCAACATATTAGTCTGGATAATAAATTATGTATTTAGCTTCTCTATAAGCGGCACCAGTGAGAATGTGCATGCGTTAGACAATTCAATTTTAATGAATGCATGCAAACTGAATTATGTATTAGTTTGAGCACGTCATTGAAAAGACGGTTCTTCTCTATGCAAGTTTAACAGATTGCTTGGAAGAGATTTTTTAGGGTAATATCAGTGGTTGCTAGCAATCACTAGAGTCACTCATAGGCTTAGTGCGATCAAACATGCATTTTTTGTGCTACCAGTACCACGATTTCCACATTTTTTTTAGGAGAGAGAGATGAGATTCGTACATACGACAGTCTGTTTGTACTTGGCAATGGAGTGGAGATGTTTGGTTCAGCTTGTTATGCCTTGAATTTGGTTACACTTAGTTTTTAAGATCAATAGCCCCTAAATCATATTACTAAACAACTAATACTTGTGCAAGCTTGCTTTAATTAATGTTGAGACGTGTTCCTTCTGATTGAAGATGGTCGTGACCAATTTCAGTAGTGCAAAACCATTCAACATTGTTGGTTGAATTGGGCTTGGAAAATACTTGATCGAGCAGCTCCTTTGTTGTTTGATTACAAGAAAATAACAATTATTAATGATAATCAGGTGTTTTGATGGCATGCTAGAAAACAAGCTTCCTGAAGGAGACACGCAGTACCACTAATTCTCTTGTCACTATGTGCTATCATATTGTAGAGTACAAGAAGCTATACAACCTACTGAAGGCGAGGGATTATGAGATAGAGCAAATTAAGAGAAAATTTGGGTTGCCTTGCCTCATGACCACAGCGCGCCACTGTGTGCATGTCGCTCGACCTCGATTCAGTAGCAGGGGCAGAACAGCAGCAAGGTTTTGATTTTCGGTTTGTGGAAGTTTTCGCcccaggccgagatggccgaatttcggACATTTTCAAAACATTTGGTCAAAATTTCATCAACTTTTGACCAAAAATTGACTTAAGTTTGACCAAAATCCATTTTTTTCACCGGAAGCTATTTTTCGCCCCAGGCCAAGATGGCCAAAATCTGGTTTTCTCAGCCGAAATTGAAAACACAGAACAACAGTGTGGCGATGCGATGGGCAATAACGTTTGACCTTAGTGACGGGTCACGACAGCACACTGGTTCAAGATAtgagaattatttttacttcctttCTATTTTTTCTGCGGCTGATGATGGATCTATCATTCTCCCTCTTAACTGTCAATAAATATGCCTAAGTGGTAATACTACTACTCTTTTATGATGTGGCTCTGCAGCTTTATCATTGTGCTTTCTGTATTTACTTATGCACTAAATGCCAGCATCTTTAATTTAGTAATAAGCCACCTCTTAGAGTAATGTACTGATGGCCTGCAGTTTGGTTCAACCTTACACACTTCACTGGATATATGAATTTAATTAGACGTACAAGGACCCATTATACTCCTTTTTTTGCAGCTTCACAATCAGTACATATACATGTTCTAGACCGTACAAAGTAGCATAGTAGTAGTTAGAGCATAGTTCTATGAGACCTTTGGGCCATCCCCACAATGAACCACCTGACCAAAAATATGGTGTTGGTTTTTTATTGTCGATGTGTCATAGAAGTGAGTTGTTTTGTTGCTGACGAGTACCTTTGTGTTTTCAGTTTTTGCTCCTAGCTTTTTATGCCTACCCAATTATTCATGCTCATGTACACCCAAATTGAATCACATATTTTTACATATATATAATTGGTTCAATATCAGATTATCCCTACAGGTTGAGTGATACTTATCTCATTAGAGAACTGTTTTATTTGTTAGAAATGTAGATCTGATTTTATTATCGACTTGTCGGCTATGTACATGAGCACACACAATTTGCAGTGACTTAACGCTGGTAAGAAACTTTGAAACACTTTCTCTTCCATTCACATTTATTTAGTAGGGGCGCTTACAAGGTTTTCGGGCAATGGATCTTTTCAAATCTTGAAATAAGCATACCACTAATATGGCAATACTACTTACTTTTACTTTGCTTCTGTTGAATCATATTGAACTCCAACAGTGAATTAGAATGATAAACTAAGCACCAATTATGATTCCTTAAAGGATTTGCAAACTATATTGTGTTCTCAAGGAACTTAATCACACAAGTTCACCATGGCCTACTATATTGTGTCTGAAGGAATTTCTCACAAAAGTTCTCGGTTACCATTGTTGTTTCACACATACAGTGATGGCaaattttaacatgctccctcttatGCCCTCTTTTTACATATGAGATAAGAAGGTAAGAGTTAATTAGACCACTAATTAATAAGATCAACGATCCAAATCTATTATATACTCTTACCTTTCATGTGAAAACACCCGGGGGGGGGGGGNNNNNNNNNNNNNNNNNNNNNNNNNNNNNNNNNNNNNNNNNNNNNNNNNNNNNNNNNNNNNNNNNNNNNNNNNNNNNNNNNNNNNNNNNNNNNNNNNNNNNNNNNNNNNNNNNNNNNNNNNNNNNNNNNNNNNNNNNNNNNNNNNNNNNNNNNNNNNNNNNNNNNNNNNNNNNNNNNNNNNNNNNNNNNNNNNNNNNNNNNNNNNNNAGAGGGAGCATGTGTCATGTGTAGTTTGAGGTGAAGTTGAGGCCAGCCGTACATTTGTTGTTATTATCCATCTAAGTGATGGACATTAGATGCGATAATATGGAACACGAGGCAACATGAATTCCGTTAGGTAATCGTCAACTAGAACAAGCTTATGGATGATGATGAAACATCACACATGTAGTGGGAAGACATTTAATGAGAGGGGGGGCTGGGGTGGGCGAGGAAGCACGAATATAGATGGTGATATTTTTTTCATAGTTACTAacctctccgtctaaataaaacacATTCAATCAATAAGTTATTGTCATAAAATTTACATGTtatcccgtggcaacgcacgggtatTCAACTAGTACTCGT encodes:
- the LOC119349250 gene encoding uncharacterized protein LOC119349250, which gives rise to MPRIAAKLPRRRRRLCADEDRLGDLPDDLLLDILRRLDTRTALGAAALSRRWASLPREVPVLDLKVSDILPPRYHRCFRLREDARDSKISSTLSDRRLLEAITARYERRAMRSMVCSLKSLLASQARRRVERLSLEVFAYSTSACINRLVVDAVDSWGVRDLEVVATPTGPLTRLEPSAYSFPLGLISRKPGESRLRSLKLANCLPPPLRGFNALTTLVLRDLPVPTPAAAYEEAVAACPQLQVLHILSCEIKITARRVVLDAPKSEIRELVLGGELVSVEIRSLPKLESLASQEATVLLCSAAAAPCLAHVSLAFSVGRLEGGGLAGLNRSYRDFLIQRLVQFFQGAITVKDLVLRFTGPEMWIMPENPFSAMANLRRLLVADVPSSWDASWPRLLIETAPLLESLYVHVSHSEGEPRQEVPGETSASRHYHLKELVVIGFQRTERQMRLVRFTVEVSTALRRVALLKQGRVEDKGSCCDWEVVSQQSAWCDEERLAVLDGIGCSTGQIEVVLS